The Gouania willdenowi unplaced genomic scaffold, fGouWil2.1 scaffold_434_arrow_ctg1, whole genome shotgun sequence genomic sequence tcactatttaaatgtgtgcttggtcacagtgtggttgctggttcgttgtATTATGTTGTCAGGTTTGTGGTCTCCCTTCGTGTGCagtgtgtctggtcttgctccctgttcctgctcccctcctgttttttggatttaagttttgattttgagaataaacatggactggttccaagaacgttaTGCGTCTATCCTGCCTccgtctctccttgcatttgggtccacaacaacagcaaaCCGTGACAGGTTTATTGTCAAGAGAATCAGTGGACATAAAAGCTCCATCAGATGTGCCAATCCTAACTACTTGACAAATATTGTCAGTAAGGAATAATGACACACAGCAGCTTAAGGACACAGCAGGTTATTTTAATTAACTTTACTTTGCAAAATTCAagacaaatgacagaaatggTGCGATTCACCCGAAGGGTCATTTACAAATCTTCCATATTAcaataaactgtgtgtgtgtgtgtgtgtgtgtgtgtgcctcatgTGCAGTGTGTGCACTCCACACATCCAACTATTCACCCCAGTTAGGTATGGGGTGCCGAATGTAAAGACTCGATCACTTTCTCATAGacaacatattttgaacatttagctgactttcctcacatttagcaatttttttgcttttatttgagacaaattcatgaaaaacatcatgttctatatcattattAAAAAAGTGTACTGATGGAAaactaatctaaatgtaaatattaaatctgaatgtaaatattaaatcctaatgttaaatctgaatctaaaaccCACATTTCACACGGGGTAgcgaccgatttaacatttagatttaacatttggatttaacatttagattgatttttcatgtttacacatttttaccaatGATATAGAACTTGCAGtattacatgaatttgtctcaaatgaaagcaaaattgaaaaatttgagggaagtgagctaaatgtgtgtgtgtgtgtctaacctGTGGTCCTATGCATAGGAATGACTATGACACGTACTGTATATAGTAAATTATCAGtgaaattgatttatttgtacATGTGATGAACACTAACAAGAAAAAGATAGGAAAAAAGTattgtataaatatttgttCAATAGAAATGTAACTATTTCACCTTTGTTATGTACAACAAAACAACTTCTTAAGGCGTTTaaatatttctttcattttgaaacCATAAATAATTGGATTAAAGAGAGGATTATATAAAACAACCTGTAAAGTCATGATTAAGTGCACAATTTTGGGAAAGTTGTTGTCGAATCAAGCGAAAACGACATCATATGTACCTAAAGcagtaaaacacaataaaaccagCAGATGAGGTAAACACGTCTCTGCAGCTTTTTGTCTCACATCGTTACTGCTTTTGTAGACAATGAAAAGTATTCTAGCAtatgtgaataaaacaaaaaacacaggacAAATACCCAATATAAACATGCAAGACACCAAACCAAATACTGATATCACTTTTGAGTTCACACAGTGTAGCTTAAAGATAGAGTTGGTACAGAAAAATCCTTttataacaaaatgacagactttCTGCTTGGCACTCAACACAGTGGACACTGACATTTGAGAAGCAGGCACAAACCAGGCAAAAACTAGTACAACAACCACAGTCCTGTTAGTCATGATGTTTGGATATACCAGAGGCTTACATATGGACACATACCTGTCAAAGGCCATGGCTGCCAATAGTAATAAGTCTACAATACCTAAACAGTAACATAGGAAGTACTGAAGAAGGCAGACTGAATAGGATACAGTTTGTTTCTCAGATAGAAAATCAATCAGAAGTTTTGGGTAAATGTTTATACTGACTAAAAGTGAGTTTACTGAGAAAGCTGCAATGAAAATGTACATAGACTCATGAAGGTTTTGATGTTCCCAGATAATATACACGATAATAGAATTACTGTAAATTGATAAAATGCACAGCGTCAACACAAGgataaaataaagatatctatAGTTTTCCATGCCTTCAAAGCCCTTCAAAGTGTTATATATGTCTCATTGAATTCCTCACCCATCTCACAATTGTGACGAATCACAGATTTGTCTCTTGACCTGTAACAAGAACAAATGATTAGGTTTAAAGTGCAACACCTGACATACCAGTCCTCCAAATTACCTCAGGTTCTCATCATCTATGTCGGTCAGACAGAGGGATTAAGTTGGAGCAAAGTTGTTATATAGCATTTCCTTTCTCTCCAAGGATCTCATTAACCTCAGTAACAACTTACAAGGTTAAAGAAAGGCAGAACTTCATTTGTGCAAAATCTTGCAGCAGCAAGAtccggcacctcccagattttgaccggcacttaTTTCATTGTAGGTTTTTTGATAATATTTTGAAGTATTTCTAGTGCAGTGCctataggaagtatgtattgctatagaaaagtgggaggttaagtagatttttcatgAATGGCCAAATTAGGttttgtttgaaggtgggacgtcagggacattgagctttgttgtgaaatgtgtagagtgataactattgtgttttcatatgtgACATCGTTATTAACTGAGATTCTAGCATCTACCACGGGGGAAGGAATGGCGTacgtcaccatgaaaaatcagccaatcacaagctccacaaatatacactgctttcacaaagtgttaaaggatgtaaagtctgtaataaatgtgtctaataagtcattagtgaataccagaaaccacatgagtgaggatgaaaaattaaaataaaatatgttatgaaaataaaatgtacatgtctaacttaaaaacaagcatttggaaattaacagtaaatatgcaacgtgttgacttgtatatgaactgtaagtatattaaataaacacgtgcttaatatatccatttatgttttaatttagactgttttataatttaggaattagggctgggagatatatcgagatttaaaatgtatcgagttttctgttatatatagtagtttattttgtatcaaaatactagttttaagagtcactgcttttacttctcagaacagagtcctaactcagagcttccccataacaagccatattacagattacatatcactcacacatgctgtcccttacaggagaaaaaaacaaatgttgcaCATATTGAGCAGCTGTTTGTTCGCAAATGAGCCTGTTTAGCATTTtggatcagcaaatttaacccagaattatctttcttctcagacttcattcgaaataaaaatgatctagatttatatcatatgtcaccattttgagaaaaaatattgagataaaaGTTTTGGTcaatattgcccagctctagtaggaatgttcacagcattttaatgttaataaagatcaacctaccagattctaatcacataattgtatttagtaagtggttgacaagtggctattttagatttcttctacacatatcttaaaataaaataccccctagtacatatatgtatagacattatatacgtagacgccaCATCGACTGTAGAGGGACACGTCtacagcgccgccatcttggaacgGTGCTGGTGGAGGCAGCGGTGCATGAACATGTAAGAAATAATATATTGTTAGCAGATTATTATAGCTATAGtgaaataaacacagacaggaCAGACAGAACCATTGATGTTATGAATCTAGGGTTCCTAGCAACAACCtgttacacagaaaaaaacagacttacTGCAGTAATTGATGGGTTAGAAAGAATTCAGCATCTATTAGAGCTATAGa encodes the following:
- the LOC114460382 gene encoding olfactory receptor 142-like yields the protein MENYRYLYFILVLTLCILSIYSNSIIVYIIWEHQNLHESMYIFIAAFSVNSLLVSINIYPKLLIDFLSEKQTVSYSVCLLQYFLCYCLGIVDLLLLAAMAFDRYVSICKPLVYPNIMTNRTVVVVLVFAWFVPASQMSVSTVLSAKQKVCHFVIKGFFCTNSIFKLHCVNSKVISVFGLVSCMFILGICPVFFVLFTYARILFIVYKSSNDVRQKAAETCLPHLLVLLCFTALGTYDVVFA